The Gammaproteobacteria bacterium genome segment GTCGGGCAACGAAGACCGCCGCGCCGCGGAAGACGACAACGGCGGCGACGGCAAGACCGCCGAAGCACCGCCGGTCATGCTGCTGACGACATGGGCGCTGATTGCGCTGAACTTTTTTGTCGGCGTCAACCCGTCGTGGCTGACGCGGGCCTGCCTCGGCATCGCCGGGACGCTGCTGGGCTGAGCACCTGCGCGCATGACGGCGATGATCACAAACGAGACGCTGCTGATGGCGTGCATCGCAAGCCCGTTCGCGCTGGCGGCGCTGACGGTGCTGTTCCACCGCGTGCCCGCGCTGCGCGACGCGCTGAACCTGCTGACGCCTTTTGTCGCGCCGGCGGCGCTGCTGCTGCTGGCGGGCGGGCCGGCGTCGCTGCAACTGACGCAAATCGTGCCGGGCGCCGGCATCGCTTTCGCGCCGGAGCCGGTGGGGCTGGTTTTCGCCGGCCTCGTGTGCGTGCTGTGGCCGGTCAGCATGCTGTATTCGCTGGCGTATCTGTATCAGAACCGCGCGCCCAGGATGACTTCGTTTCTGGTGTATTACAACCTCTCCATCGGCTGCGCGCTGGCGGTGGCGTTTGCCGGCAACCTGCTGACGCTGTTCATCTTCTACGAGGTGCTGACTTTCTGCACCTACCCGCTGGTCACGCACAGCCGCAGCCGCGAGGCGCTGGCGGCGGGGCGGTTTTATCTGGCCGTTCTGGTCGGCTCCTCGACGCTGCTGCTGCTGGCGGCGATGGTGTGGATATACCTCGCCGCCGGCACGCTGGACTTCGTTCCCGGCGGCATTCTCGACGGGCGCATCGGCGATGAGCAGGTCAAGTGGCTGCTGCTGCTGGTGGTGTTCGGCGCGTCGAAGGCGGCGGTGATGCCGCTGCACGGCTGGCTGCCGCGCGCGATGGTCGCGCCGGTGCCGGTCAGCGCGCTGCTGCACGCGGTGGCGGTGGTCAAGGCCGGCGTCTTTGCGATTGTCAAGATCATCCTCTACATCTTCGGCGTTGATTTGCTGGCGGGCGCGGGGGCCGGCGACTGGCTGGTTTATATCGCCTCGTTCACAATCATCGCCGCGTCGGTTGTCGCGCTGCGCCAGACCAGCCTGAAAAAAATGCTGGCCTGGTCAACCATCGGCCAACTCTCCTACATTCTTCTCGGCGCCGCGCTGCTGAAGCCGGCGGCGCTGCTGGGCGCGGTGCTGCATCTGCTGGCGCACGGCTTCGGCAAGATTACGCTGTTTTTCGCGGCGGGCGCGATTCAGACGGCGAGCGGCAAGACCCGGCTGGATGAAATGCGCGGCATTGGCCGCGCGATGCCGTGGACGATGGGGCTGTTCACGGTCGCGGCGCTGGTGATTGTCGGGCTGCCGCCGCTGGCGGGTTTCAGCAGCAAGTGGTTTCTGCTGGAGGGGTCGGTCGCGGTCGGCGGCTACCTGCCGGCGGCGGTGCTGATTGCCGGCAGCGCGCTGAGCGCGGCATACCTGGCGCCGGTGATATACCGCGCTTTCTTTGTGGCCGAGGCGCCGGTGGCGGATGTGCGGCGGCCCGCGGCGCGGCGCGAGGCGCCGACGGCGATGCTGATTGCGATGCTGCTGCCGGCGCTGATGTGCGCGGTGCTGTTCTTCGCGGTGGACGCGGTGGCCGGGTTCACCGCGGCGGTGCCGGGGTTCTCCGCCGGAGATGCCGGAGGCGCGCCGTGAACCGGTATTGTTTGACTGGGGCGGGGCGTGCTGTGGGTTTGGAAACGCCGTTGCCTGTGCCTGGGGCGGGGTGCGCTGTGGGTTTGGAAACACCGTTGCCTGTGCCTGGGGCGGGAGGTGTGTTGTGGACCTGAAACCGCCGTTGCCCGCGATTGTTGCGGGCGTTGTGCTGATTGTTCTGCTGGAATTTCTGGTCGGCGGCTATTCCGGTTACGGTTTCGGCTTTTATGCGTGGTTTGGTTTCGGCAGTTGCGTCGTGCTGATTGTCGCGGCGCTGGCGCTTGGCAAGGTGCTGAAAAGAAAGGACGACTATTATGATGCGCGCGCCGATGGGCCTGATGACGGACGCGATGACAGGCGCGATGCCGGGCAGGGCGACCGGCGCGACAGCGGCGCGGCGGAGCGGCGATGACGGACTGGCTGATTCCCCCCGGCTTCATCATGCTGGCGGCGGCGCCGCTGGCGTGTTTTGTCGGCGCCGCCAAAAGGCTGCTGCTGCTGCCGCCGCTGGCGATGCTGCTGCTGGCGGCGCTGCTGCCGGAGGGCGCCGCGCTGCACTGGCGCTTCATGGGTTACGACATCACGCCGCTGCAGGTGACGCCGCTCGGACGGCTGTTTGCCGTCACCTTCTCGGTGATGACGCTCGGCGGCATGATGTTCGCGATGCGGCAGGCGAAGAAGAGCGAACTGGCCGGCGCGTCGCTGTGCGCGGGCGGCGCGGTGACGGTTTCGTTGTGCGGCGACTTCATCACATTTTTCATCTTCTGGGAGTTGATGGCGATTGCCTCGACGCTGATTGTCTTCGCCGCGGCGACGCCGGCGTCGGCGGCGGCGGGCCGGCGCTACCTGCTGCTGCACATACTGGGCGGCGTCGTGCTGCTGTACGGCATCGCCGGGCTGGTCGGCGAAAGCGGCGACGCCTCGCTGCGCGCCGTCGCGCCGGCGGCGTTTCACGAATGGATGATACTGGCCGGCGTGCTGCTGAACGCCGGCGCGCCGCCGCTGTCGGCGTGGGTGGCC includes the following:
- a CDS encoding proton-conducting transporter membrane subunit — protein: MTAMITNETLLMACIASPFALAALTVLFHRVPALRDALNLLTPFVAPAALLLLAGGPASLQLTQIVPGAGIAFAPEPVGLVFAGLVCVLWPVSMLYSLAYLYQNRAPRMTSFLVYYNLSIGCALAVAFAGNLLTLFIFYEVLTFCTYPLVTHSRSREALAAGRFYLAVLVGSSTLLLLAAMVWIYLAAGTLDFVPGGILDGRIGDEQVKWLLLLVVFGASKAAVMPLHGWLPRAMVAPVPVSALLHAVAVVKAGVFAIVKIILYIFGVDLLAGAGAGDWLVYIASFTIIAASVVALRQTSLKKMLAWSTIGQLSYILLGAALLKPAALLGAVLHLLAHGFGKITLFFAAGAIQTASGKTRLDEMRGIGRAMPWTMGLFTVAALVIVGLPPLAGFSSKWFLLEGSVAVGGYLPAAVLIAGSALSAAYLAPVIYRAFFVAEAPVADVRRPAARREAPTAMLIAMLLPALMCAVLFFAVDAVAGFTAAVPGFSAGDAGGAP